The following are from one region of the uncultured Hyphomonas sp. genome:
- a CDS encoding M3 family metallopeptidase: MTRTRTFLSFILGSTMMTACAGMTPDVAEAGDPVELAGDAGTSSDDATVVVDEATAWSPGDVFTGPYGGVPAFDKMDITLIEPALEQGMTVQRAEIDAIAENPDAPTFENTIAAMEDTGRELNRALTYYYLWGSNLSSPEFREIETRMDPEIQAFYDSINQNQALFARVDAVRNGAEYDALTPAQQRLTDIIHQRFTRNGGTLTGEKAKRFAAINKELAGLYAEFSANLLADEEGWVTYLTPEQTCGLPDSYLSSAAAAAEALGKPGMYAVRNTRSSMDPFLTFSTERDLREQVWRNYYNRGDNGDAHDNNAIIAKILKLRDERVELLGYDNFAEWRLEDRMAKTPDQAFDLMLQVWKASVARVHEEVADMQALADAEGADIKIEPWDYRFYAEKVRKAKYDLNSEEVKQYLQLDNLRLAMFDVAGQLFGFEFVPITDGSVPVFHPDVTVYEVNDKATGRNVGLWYFDPFARDGKRSGAWATTYRSHESFRGEKNVLAANNANFVKPAPGEPVLLSWDDAETMFHEFGHALHYLSLQVEYPDLTGGLRDYTEFQSQLLERWLPTDHVIDTYLVSAETGEPMPEELVEKIRKASTFNQGFATTEYLASALMDMKLHMADPEGLDPDKFERETLDELGMPTELVMRHRTPQFGHVFSGEGYAAGYYGYLWADVLTSDAAEAFAEASGGYYDQDVASAMVKYLFAAGNSMDPAEAYRLFRGRDAEIGALMRDRGFAE; encoded by the coding sequence ATGACCCGTACCAGAACTTTCCTGTCCTTCATTCTCGGCTCCACGATGATGACCGCTTGTGCCGGTATGACGCCGGACGTCGCCGAAGCCGGCGACCCGGTCGAACTGGCGGGAGATGCCGGCACTTCATCGGATGATGCGACAGTCGTCGTGGACGAGGCGACGGCCTGGAGCCCCGGCGATGTCTTCACCGGCCCCTATGGCGGAGTTCCGGCCTTCGACAAGATGGACATCACGCTGATCGAACCGGCGCTTGAGCAGGGCATGACGGTTCAGCGGGCGGAGATCGATGCCATTGCGGAAAATCCCGATGCACCGACGTTCGAAAACACGATCGCGGCCATGGAAGACACCGGCCGTGAGCTGAACCGTGCCCTGACATATTACTATCTCTGGGGATCGAACCTTTCGAGCCCGGAGTTCCGCGAGATCGAAACCCGCATGGATCCGGAAATCCAGGCCTTTTATGACTCGATCAATCAGAATCAGGCTCTGTTCGCGCGGGTCGACGCAGTTCGCAATGGGGCGGAATACGATGCGCTGACCCCGGCCCAGCAGCGGCTGACGGACATCATCCACCAGCGCTTCACCCGCAATGGCGGCACGCTGACAGGAGAGAAGGCAAAGCGGTTCGCAGCCATCAATAAGGAACTGGCGGGCCTCTACGCGGAATTTTCGGCGAACCTCCTGGCCGACGAAGAAGGCTGGGTCACTTATCTGACGCCGGAACAGACATGCGGCCTGCCGGACTCCTATCTCAGTTCCGCCGCCGCCGCTGCGGAGGCGCTGGGCAAGCCGGGCATGTACGCCGTACGCAACACCCGCTCGTCCATGGACCCGTTCCTGACCTTCTCCACAGAGCGTGACCTGCGGGAACAGGTATGGCGCAATTACTATAACCGCGGTGACAATGGCGATGCGCACGACAACAATGCCATCATCGCGAAAATACTGAAGCTGCGCGACGAGCGGGTCGAACTGCTCGGTTACGACAATTTCGCTGAGTGGCGTCTGGAAGACCGGATGGCCAAGACACCGGACCAGGCGTTCGACCTGATGCTGCAGGTGTGGAAGGCCTCCGTCGCACGTGTGCACGAAGAAGTCGCCGACATGCAGGCGCTGGCGGATGCAGAAGGCGCCGACATCAAGATCGAACCATGGGACTACCGTTTCTATGCGGAAAAGGTCCGCAAGGCGAAATACGACCTCAATTCGGAAGAGGTGAAACAGTACCTGCAACTCGACAATCTCCGCCTCGCCATGTTCGACGTGGCTGGCCAGCTGTTCGGCTTCGAATTCGTGCCGATCACCGACGGCTCTGTCCCGGTCTTCCATCCGGATGTGACCGTCTATGAGGTCAACGACAAGGCCACCGGCCGGAATGTGGGCCTCTGGTATTTTGATCCCTTCGCGCGCGACGGCAAACGTTCCGGCGCTTGGGCGACAACCTACCGGTCGCATGAAAGCTTCCGGGGCGAGAAGAACGTTCTGGCGGCCAATAATGCCAATTTCGTGAAGCCGGCCCCGGGTGAGCCTGTGCTGCTTTCATGGGACGATGCCGAGACCATGTTCCACGAATTCGGCCACGCGCTGCATTACCTGTCGCTGCAGGTCGAATATCCGGATCTGACCGGCGGCCTGCGCGACTATACAGAGTTCCAGTCGCAACTTCTGGAGCGCTGGCTTCCGACAGATCATGTCATCGACACCTATCTCGTCAGTGCAGAGACGGGCGAGCCGATGCCCGAAGAACTGGTTGAAAAGATCCGCAAGGCGTCCACCTTCAATCAGGGCTTCGCGACGACGGAATACCTGGCGTCGGCCCTGATGGACATGAAGCTGCATATGGCCGATCCCGAGGGACTCGACCCTGACAAGTTCGAGCGGGAAACGCTGGACGAACTTGGTATGCCGACCGAACTCGTCATGCGTCACCGCACGCCGCAATTCGGGCATGTCTTCTCAGGCGAGGGCTATGCTGCCGGGTATTACGGTTATCTCTGGGCCGATGTGCTGACATCCGATGCCGCAGAGGCCTTCGCCGAAGCGTCCGGCGGCTACTATGATCAGGATGTTGCCAGCGCCATGGTGAAATACCTGTTTGCCGCCGGCAACTCGATGGACCCGGCAGAAGCTTACCGCCTGTTCCGTGGCCGGGATGCCGAAATCGGCGCCCTGATGCGCGACCGCGGCTTCGCAGAATAG
- a CDS encoding antirestriction protein ArdA, which produces MTNQRSEIRIYVACLAAYNNGILHGRWIDANQDAWAIWEEVSAMIKASPEEGAEEWAIHDYEGFEGVSISEWESFERVSEIAAFIVEHGELGGRLIEYFGSLQDAQNSISDQYAGEYRSTADFVQEMTEQGTDIPESLQYYIDWNAMARDWEINDILTIETGFEAVHVFWRA; this is translated from the coding sequence ATGACCAATCAAAGGAGTGAAATTAGAATCTATGTCGCCTGCTTGGCGGCCTACAACAACGGCATTCTGCACGGGCGCTGGATCGATGCCAACCAAGACGCATGGGCAATCTGGGAAGAGGTCTCAGCCATGATCAAAGCGTCCCCCGAAGAGGGTGCGGAAGAATGGGCAATCCATGACTATGAAGGCTTTGAGGGCGTTTCCATCAGTGAATGGGAGAGCTTCGAACGGGTCTCAGAAATTGCAGCCTTCATCGTCGAACATGGCGAGCTAGGCGGCAGGCTGATCGAATATTTTGGGAGCCTACAAGACGCTCAAAACTCCATCAGCGACCAGTACGCAGGGGAATATCGCTCAACCGCCGACTTCGTGCAGGAGATGACCGAGCAAGGCACGGACATCCCCGAGAGCCTGCAATATTACATCGACTGGAACGCGATGGCTCGCGACTGGGAAATCAACGACATCCTGACTATCGAAACAGGCTTTGAAGCCGTCCACGTATTCTGGAGGGCTTAG
- a CDS encoding dicarboxylate/amino acid:cation symporter: protein MASVKKPRFTYNRLNRRLDVLVKDKLWLQVILAMVFGVGVGLLLGPDLAFLPRDRADLIGGWLGLPGNLFLALIRMVIIPLAASSIILGIAGTGGGEALRTIGRKLAVYVLLTTVAATMIGVTLSRFIRPGRSLEEGLPLPPSLKPDDLQLATPAPSPLEGITRELPDMITNLIPQNITASLMEQDMLAIVVFSLFVGIAMVSADKKELTRPLVALTEAMLEVSMTVIRTAMRFAPLAVFGLMAETISANGIGTLVDLATYCAIVLTGLACLLVMYLLIVTVFGRMNPVTFVRAVAPVQLLAFSTSSSAAVMPLTMKTAIDKLQTPTSLAGAVVPLASTVNMAGTALYQSVAIMFLADIAGTPLAPGDLALVMVTLTGASIGAPAAPGASIAILAATAASFGVPLVGLPLVMGVDRILDMARTLVNVTGDLVLCRIVSPKGMGGQTKPEPEDNPVPAESVTAEA, encoded by the coding sequence ATGGCCTCCGTGAAGAAGCCCCGTTTCACCTATAATCGCCTGAACCGGCGCCTTGATGTGCTGGTGAAGGACAAGCTGTGGCTTCAGGTGATCCTGGCGATGGTGTTCGGTGTGGGGGTTGGCCTGCTGCTGGGGCCGGACCTTGCGTTTCTGCCGCGTGACCGCGCAGACCTGATCGGCGGCTGGCTTGGCCTTCCGGGCAATCTGTTTCTGGCGCTGATCCGGATGGTGATCATCCCGCTGGCGGCCAGTTCCATCATTCTCGGCATTGCGGGCACGGGCGGCGGTGAAGCCCTGCGGACGATTGGCCGGAAGCTCGCCGTCTATGTCCTGCTGACGACGGTGGCGGCGACGATGATCGGCGTGACGCTGTCGCGCTTCATCCGGCCGGGACGCTCGCTGGAAGAAGGCCTGCCCCTGCCGCCGAGCCTGAAGCCGGATGACCTGCAGCTGGCGACGCCTGCCCCGTCTCCGCTGGAGGGAATCACGCGGGAGCTGCCCGACATGATCACGAACCTCATCCCGCAGAACATCACGGCCTCGCTGATGGAACAGGACATGCTGGCCATTGTCGTCTTCTCACTGTTCGTCGGCATCGCCATGGTAAGCGCCGACAAGAAGGAACTGACACGCCCGCTGGTCGCCCTGACGGAAGCAATGCTGGAAGTCAGCATGACCGTCATCCGCACCGCGATGCGGTTTGCACCGCTGGCCGTGTTCGGCCTGATGGCAGAGACGATCTCCGCCAATGGCATCGGCACGCTGGTGGATCTGGCCACCTATTGCGCCATTGTGCTGACAGGCCTTGCCTGCCTGCTGGTCATGTATCTGCTCATTGTTACCGTATTCGGACGAATGAACCCGGTGACCTTCGTCCGCGCGGTCGCGCCGGTGCAGCTACTCGCCTTCTCCACATCGAGTTCGGCAGCGGTGATGCCGCTGACCATGAAGACCGCCATCGACAAGCTGCAGACGCCCACGTCGCTGGCCGGAGCAGTGGTGCCGCTGGCCTCGACGGTCAACATGGCCGGTACGGCGCTCTACCAGTCCGTCGCGATCATGTTTCTGGCAGACATTGCGGGCACGCCGCTGGCCCCCGGAGATCTGGCGCTTGTCATGGTGACACTGACCGGCGCGTCCATCGGGGCCCCTGCCGCTCCTGGCGCAAGCATCGCGATCCTCGCGGCGACAGCCGCCAGCTTTGGAGTGCCGCTTGTCGGCCTGCCACTGGTCATGGGCGTTGACCGGATCCTCGACATGGCCCGCACCCTGGTCAATGTGACCGGCGATCTCGTGCTGTGCCGCATCGTGTCGCCAAAGGGCATGGGCGGACAGACAAAACCGGAACCGGAGGATAATCCGGTTCCGGCTGAAAGTGTCACAGCAGAGGCCTAG
- the mobC gene encoding plasmid mobilization relaxosome protein MobC, with product MRRPGGEKTYLVFSEAAGHEAVAARVPQTRRDAPFSLRLSEEERVQLKASADGQPLGAYIKSRLFSGAQYRSRARQVDREALGKVLGALGQSRISQNLNQIAKAANIGALPVTPELVEELHETCAELKSLRQDIMAALGLRGG from the coding sequence ATGAGAAGACCCGGCGGCGAAAAAACTTACCTCGTATTCTCGGAAGCGGCGGGCCATGAAGCCGTTGCCGCCCGCGTGCCTCAGACCAGACGTGATGCACCGTTCTCCCTTCGTCTGAGTGAAGAAGAGCGCGTGCAGCTCAAGGCCAGCGCTGATGGCCAGCCTTTGGGCGCATATATAAAGTCACGGCTCTTTTCCGGCGCACAATACCGCTCGCGAGCGCGGCAGGTGGATCGTGAAGCCCTCGGCAAGGTGCTGGGCGCGTTGGGGCAATCTCGCATATCCCAGAACCTGAACCAGATCGCCAAGGCGGCCAATATCGGGGCTTTGCCTGTCACGCCTGAACTGGTGGAAGAGCTTCACGAGACATGCGCTGAACTGAAATCTCTTCGGCAGGACATCATGGCAGCACTTGGCCTTCGAGGCGGCTAA
- a CDS encoding ATP-binding protein: MSNSKQILAMLKSHATGDDEQFFSIALQVAASEARKGHRTTADELRRAVDDARAGKSRGASVPVAFAQPRGELETLIDFREPQLRLSDVVLHETVEDKLQDLIRQQVKRDWLREHGKTPNRSVLFLGPPGSGKTMTAEALAGELHLPLFVIRLETLITRFMGETAAKLRLVFEETLKRRGVYLFDEFDAIGGRRSATNDVAEMRRVLNSFLQLMEQPNATDSVLVGATNHPELLDPALLRRFDSVLEFEMPSDDQIKALIKKYLRPLKYPRLAWTKIIKAAQGLSQSEIARASEDAVKTAILDERSVLKTEDILYRLNNRAEMRAAFTSNRN; this comes from the coding sequence ATGTCGAATAGCAAACAAATTCTGGCTATGCTCAAGAGCCACGCGACGGGAGATGACGAGCAATTTTTCTCAATTGCTCTACAGGTCGCTGCTTCAGAAGCACGAAAAGGCCATCGTACGACTGCAGACGAGCTTCGTCGCGCCGTCGACGATGCTCGCGCAGGCAAATCGCGGGGAGCTTCGGTTCCGGTTGCCTTCGCTCAACCCCGTGGTGAGCTTGAAACGCTGATCGATTTTCGAGAGCCTCAGCTACGTCTTTCTGATGTGGTGCTGCATGAGACTGTGGAAGACAAGCTCCAAGATTTGATCCGACAGCAGGTCAAAAGAGATTGGCTGCGAGAGCACGGAAAAACACCGAATAGAAGTGTTCTCTTTCTTGGGCCTCCGGGTTCAGGCAAGACGATGACGGCAGAAGCTTTGGCAGGTGAACTTCATCTTCCGTTGTTCGTAATTCGCCTGGAAACCCTGATCACACGATTTATGGGCGAAACCGCTGCTAAGCTACGCCTTGTTTTTGAAGAGACGCTTAAACGGCGGGGCGTCTATCTGTTTGACGAATTTGACGCTATTGGCGGTCGAAGGTCAGCGACCAACGACGTGGCCGAAATGCGCAGGGTGCTAAACTCCTTCCTTCAGTTGATGGAGCAGCCTAACGCAACTGATAGCGTGCTTGTTGGCGCGACCAACCACCCCGAATTACTTGATCCGGCTTTGCTCAGAAGATTCGATTCTGTTTTGGAATTTGAAATGCCTTCGGATGATCAGATCAAAGCGTTGATCAAAAAGTATCTTCGACCACTCAAATACCCGCGACTCGCATGGACGAAGATTATCAAAGCAGCACAGGGCCTCAGCCAGTCAGAGATCGCACGCGCGTCGGAGGATGCCGTTAAGACAGCAATTCTTGACGAACGCAGCGTGCTAAAAACAGAAGACATCTTGTACAGGTTGAATAATCGGGCAGAAATGAGAGCGGCGTTCACCTCTAACAGGAATTAA